The genomic window AGTTTTGGTCTATGTTCCTCATTTCGTTTGTTTTTTATCCTTGCTTTcatcattaatatattttgggttGGTTAGCACTTTGCCACCAACCTTTTtttgctaaattttttttttggatgaaaTGAGTGGATGATATATGGTGTCAAATAAATTTTGACACATTTGTGTCATTTGATACTGGCTCATAAATTATAATGTATAATAATCCTTAATTTCCCTTGATTGGATATAGAGTGAATTTCAATACAATTAAGAAATCACATTTTCAGACATTATAGAAAAACTTTTATTTGCGTCAAGCCAATAATATAAAAGTACTATATAGTAGAATAGAGGGAATCTCAAACCGTGAGAGTGGGATAAATAGAATAACCAGCAGTGATGTCACAATGACCTCTTCGAGATCCAGTTCCTCTTATCAATTTCATGTAGCCTGATTCACCCCAAAATTCACCCCATGAATTCTTAATTATCCAATACTTTTGTCCATCAGCACTTACCCCGTAACCAACTATAGCAACCGCATGGTTCAAAACGGGTCCGCATGGTCCTGAATAAATTCTATCACCACTGTAAGCTTCAAATTCAGGACAAGTAGCAATTTGAGCTGCTACTGGTTGTTGTGCCACAACTTGTAGTAGTTGTTGTTCATCACCACGAGGTACAAATCGATAACCATCAAATCCTGCTGAGGGTATAAATTTATTACGGCAAGCTTGCTGAATTTCTTTAAATGGATAATCTTTTTCGCTAGGAACACCACCACTGTGTACTCTTTCAAACTCAAATGCACTATTGAGATAACCACCGCGACATCCGTTGCTCCCCGGATCACAGTCAATTAAATGTTGGGCTGATAGTGAGATCAAATCACCCATTCTTATTTGCCAAATACCTTCTATAGCTGCCATAGTTGCAAACGCCCAACAACATCCTGCAACACATAATGTGGGCATTTGGATCATtagattataaatatataataatatttaaatttaaaagaaatgagCAAAAGTTAATTGATGGTTAAGATGCGAAAAATTAGGAAAATTGAGAGGAAAAAATTTGAGAGGATCCATTCTAGGTTTGTGGTGAGTGTAGTCAAAGTAAACGAAGCTTTTGAAATAATACCAAGTTTCTATTGAATGAGAGATGTGGGCCTAATCAAATGTCAACATATGCTAAAAATTCTCCAAACTTTGTATGAACCCCCACATGGTAGGGGtgtcaaaattattcatttatccATTATCAATCCAATTCACTCACTAATGTATCCATCCAATCcatccaaaagtaaaaaaaaaattaattaattaatggattGGATCTGATCCATCAATTTAATTAGATGGGTAGATCCAATCCATCCAccttaattttaaaatccaatggaacattgattattattaattCTAAACCCAATGGATAatcactatttttaaaaataaaataaaaattttacaaaaaaataataataaaataaaacaaacaattcaaaaataaaaaaaggttgaaaaataaaaagttaaaattgttaataatttttagtgatAGATCATTACCAATAAAAAGtacaataaatttatataaaaataaaacataaataatttattgtcaaaaagTATGAAAAGGTTGgaaacactttaaaaaaaatggaaacaaaccaataaaaaactttagaaaaacaatttttttaaaaaaaaaaactgaaaaattctcaaaaaaaaaacggaaattattattttttttaaaatccagtatttaaaaattaaaatatattataacttaataaaaatatattaaaataaaagggtGTTGGTCAACGCCGGAGCACCATCGGACCTCAGCCTTCAACCACCATTGGTCGCCGGAAAATTTGGATCCCGCCACCGTGGACCGCTGCACCGATGCCATTGACCGGCAGCGCCACCATcactttaatttattattaaaaaaataaaattttaataaaaaaacattttagtgaaaaaaaattgggcttAGTGAGCATTTGGGCCTACTAAAATTTGagttgtttttactttttacaccATTTCattgaacaaaagaaaaaaatatttaaaataagaaaaaaatctatttaattaattaataaataaatatgctattaagaaataaaaaaatttattagatGGATTGAATGAATATCCATCCATTTAAAATACCGTAATGGATGGATTGGATTGAATTTTATCATTAATGGATGGATTGGATTGGATTCTTGGAATGAATTTTAATGGATTGTTAATGAATTACTTTGATCCGCCCATTAGCAATCCGATCCAAATTCATCTAATCCATCCATTTTGACACCCCTACCACATGGTTGTATGTGACTCCGTctttgggtcttgctaacgagtgtcctgggactaggggtgctcaaatccaaaccaatccaaataaaaaccgcaaatcgatccaaaaaaaccgaaaaccgcaaaaaatcgaatatttttggatgtgtttggatttCTTTTTGTGAAAACCGTTGGATCGGATTTCgaattttggattgatttttcaaaaccgaaTTAAAcctcatacatatattttaatccttatttatctttttattagtatgaatatatattgcattaacctattttttttgttcattttaaattttgttaatactattgttagtttaatttaatttatttttttaccttttgatatgtttcaaatataattgacaattgtcattccaaaatattaatttttaatatattatatattatatcttACATCAAACTAAATATGTATTTCgacaaaaaaatcaaactattattttatagtgttttttataatattaatatttaataaaaaaattacaatttataattttgatatccaaaaatcgatccaaattaaat from Trifolium pratense cultivar HEN17-A07 linkage group LG1, ARS_RC_1.1, whole genome shotgun sequence includes these protein-coding regions:
- the LOC123894384 gene encoding ervatamin-C-like yields the protein MSLTLPSQSSIDEIHHQWMIKYGRMYANTSEMEKRRIIFKKNLEFIERRNKINRAAGKNYTLGLNDFSDLNTDEVISCSGIMNIPDKLISSNTMFFFNDIPESVDWRERGAVTSVKRQGTCGCCWAFATMAAIEGIWQIRMGDLISLSAQHLIDCDPGSNGCRGGYLNSAFEFERVHSGGVPSEKDYPFKEIQQACRNKFIPSAGFDGYRFVPRGDEQQLLQVVAQQPVAAQIATCPEFEAYSGDRIYSGPCGPVLNHAVAIVGYGVSADGQKYWIIKNSWGEFWGESGYMKLIRGTGSRRGHCDITAGYSIYPTLTV